From one Deltaproteobacteria bacterium genomic stretch:
- a CDS encoding VOC family protein translates to MAKLDGYFVWYELMTTDPGAAEAFYGEVIGWQVEPFQGAPMPYALWKVDGTSVGGCMQLPPEAQEAGPHWIGFVQVDDIDASVAKAESLGGRCLVPAADIPEVGRFATLADPRGGTLSIFKPAKDEMSVPDPARDGDFSWHEHGTDELASAFDFYAGLFGWSVAEDMDMGPGGIYRLYQVGEHQLGGFYQRGPGMPDMGHGFLYYIKVGDLDAALARVEKHGGTKVAGPMPVPGGSRIGLCRDPQGAAFALTGK, encoded by the coding sequence ATGGCCAAGCTGGATGGTTACTTCGTCTGGTACGAGCTGATGACCACCGATCCCGGGGCGGCCGAGGCCTTCTACGGCGAGGTGATCGGCTGGCAGGTCGAGCCCTTCCAGGGCGCGCCGATGCCCTACGCCCTGTGGAAGGTCGACGGGACCTCGGTCGGGGGCTGCATGCAGCTGCCCCCCGAGGCGCAGGAGGCCGGACCGCACTGGATCGGCTTCGTGCAGGTCGATGACATCGACGCCTCGGTGGCGAAGGCCGAGTCCCTGGGCGGGCGCTGCCTGGTGCCGGCCGCCGACATCCCCGAGGTGGGGCGCTTCGCCACCCTGGCCGATCCCCGGGGCGGGACGCTCTCGATCTTCAAGCCGGCGAAGGACGAGATGAGCGTCCCCGATCCGGCGCGCGACGGGGACTTCAGCTGGCACGAGCACGGCACCGACGAGCTCGCCTCCGCCTTCGACTTCTACGCGGGCCTCTTCGGCTGGTCCGTCGCCGAGGACATGGACATGGGCCCGGGGGGCATCTACCGGCTCTACCAGGTCGGCGAGCACCAGCTCGGCGGCTTCTACCAGCGGGGCCCCGGGATGCCCGACATGGGCCACGGCTTCCTCTACTACATCAAGGTCGGGGATCTCGACGCGGCCCTCGCCCGGGTGGAGAAGCACGGCGGCACGAAGGTCGCCGGCCCGATGCCGGTGCCGGGCGGGAGCCGGATCGGCCTCTGCCGGGATCCGCAGGGCGCCGCCTTCGCGCTCACCGGGAAGTAG